From a single Jatrophihabitans sp. genomic region:
- a CDS encoding DegV family protein codes for MAAQQQVTVVTDSTSYLPAGLADELNVKVVPLQVQLGGRTGLEGQDVTPADVTAALRVRTAVTTSRPTPAEFVEVYRSALDAGASTVVSLHLSAELSGTCDSARLAAGEFEPDVIRVIDSRSTAMALGFAVLAAARAAATGAGPQDVEQAARTTLGRTSALFYVDSLEWLHRGGRIGSAAARFGTALAVKPLLHLSDGRIMPLEKVRTASKAIARLVQLTVQRAGSDPVDVAVQHLAAPGRAAEVAGLLKQGLPNLGQLYESEVGAVVGAHVGPGLLGVVVSRR; via the coding sequence ATGGCGGCTCAGCAGCAGGTCACGGTGGTCACCGACTCGACCTCCTACCTGCCCGCCGGGTTGGCCGACGAGCTGAACGTAAAGGTCGTGCCGCTGCAGGTGCAGCTGGGCGGGCGGACCGGGCTGGAGGGCCAGGACGTCACCCCGGCCGACGTGACCGCTGCGTTGCGGGTCCGGACGGCGGTGACCACCTCACGCCCGACGCCGGCGGAGTTCGTCGAGGTCTACCGCTCGGCGCTGGACGCCGGCGCCAGCACGGTGGTCTCGCTGCACCTGTCCGCGGAGCTGTCGGGCACCTGTGACTCGGCCCGGCTGGCCGCGGGCGAGTTCGAGCCGGACGTGATCCGGGTGATCGACTCGCGCTCGACGGCGATGGCGCTGGGGTTCGCGGTGCTGGCCGCCGCCCGGGCCGCTGCCACCGGCGCCGGGCCGCAGGACGTGGAGCAGGCCGCCCGCACCACCCTGGGCCGGACGTCGGCGCTGTTCTACGTCGACTCGCTGGAGTGGCTGCACCGCGGCGGCCGGATCGGCTCGGCGGCGGCGAGGTTCGGCACCGCGCTGGCGGTCAAGCCGCTGCTGCACCTGTCCGACGGGCGGATCATGCCGCTGGAGAAGGTGCGCACCGCGTCCAAGGCGATCGCCCGGCTGGTCCAGCTGACCGTGCAGAGAGCAGGCTCAGACCCGGTGGACGTCGCGGTGCAGCACCTGGCAGCCCCCGGCCGGGCCGCCGAGGTCGCCGGCCTGCTCAAGCAGGGGCTGCCCAACCTGGGCCAGCTGTACGAGTCCGAGGTGGGGGCGGTGGTCGGCGCGCACGTCGGGCCGGGGCTGCTCGGGGTCGTCGTCAGCAGGCGCTGA